The stretch of DNA GACACGGGCCGGGAGATGATCGCCCACCAGGGCGAGGAGGCCGGCGTGGTGCTGGAGGGGGAGGTCGAGATCACCATCGGCGCCGAGACCCGCCTGCTCGGGGTGGGCGAGGCCTACTACTTCGACACCAACGTTCCCCACCGCTTCCGCAATCCCGGCAGCGCATCCTGCCGACTGGTCAGCTGCGCCACCCCGGCGCGGACCTTCTGAACCGCCTCAGGACGCTTTCAACTTCTCGATCTCCTCACGCAGCGCCTCCGCCTCCTCGGTCAGCGAGGCGTTGGCGCGCATGTCGCCGTTGCGGGCGGCCAGCATGGCCTGCTCGAGCTTCTGCTCGTAGGCCTTCTGCAGCTTCTTCACCGGGTCACGCTTTAAGAGTCCGAACATATGGCTGTCTCCTGATTCGAGGGTCGATGACCAGACTACGCCATAAAATGTACAAAGGCTATACAGTATATCCCATATGTACACTATGGGGTGAGGACGGGGCCGCCAAGGACTTGCCCCTTTGCCCCGCGTCTCTCATTGTTGTGTCAGGGCCCGGACCAAGAAGAGGCCCGTCGCCGACCGGCGCAGGGAGACAACGGCAGGCCGAGGGCAGAATCGTTGCCCGAGGCGGCACAGGAAGACTTCGATCCCGAGGAGAAGAGAAGATGATGACGACACGATCATGGATGGCCATGGCCCTGCTGCTGGGGCTGCTGCCCCTGGGGGCGCTGGCCGATGAGGGCGACGACCCGGAGGTCGATGACGTCGAGATCGAGGGCGTGGTGGTCGAGGAGAGCGAGCCGGACTTCAGCCGAGCCCTGGAGAACCTCAATGCCGAGGCCCGGAAGAGTCGTCCCGAGGCCGCCAGCTTCGGCCTGCAGACGGCCCATACCGCGGTCAACGAGGGGGGTGTGGACGGTCAGGCCGTCAGCGCCAGGGCCAAGGCCCGGGCCAGTGAAAGGCGAGGTCCCGAGACCGGCGGCCTGAGCGCCAGCGATCGCGGTGGTGCCGGCGGCCACGGTGGCAATGGCGGTAATGGCGGTAATGGCGGCAATGGCGGCAATGGCGGCAATGGCGGTAACGGTGGCAATGGCGGTGGGCGCGGCTGACCCCGTCACGCCATCCTGACACGTCAGGGCCGGCTCCCCGGAGCCGGCCCTGACGTGTCTGCGCGGGCGGCGCGGCGCGCCACCGGGCGACATGCCCTCCTCCCCCGACCGTGTCCTTCTGCCTCCCGGGCGCGAGCCTCGCCTCCAAGACCGGGCCGACATCGCCACTTTCGACCTAGAAATATGAGCCGCTGCATTGCCCGGCACCATCCAGACTAAGCAGGACAAGCATCTCAACGACCCAGCGGGATCGCGCCGTGGCCTCGCGTCTCGGCCCCCTGGCAGAGGAGGAAAGCATCATGACAACACTGACCTATCGCACCCTGGATGGCGACCAGGCCGCCCTGCCGGCCGAGGCCGTCGACGACTTCGCGTCCCGACTGGCGGGACGGCTGATCACCCCGACCGAGGCGGACTATGCGCCACGGTGCCAGGTCTGGAACGGCATGGTCGACCGCCACCCGGCGCTGATCGCCTGCTGCCAGGGCAATCAGGACATCGTGCAGGCCATCGACTTCGCGCGCTCCCAGCGCATGTGCCTGAGCGTGCGGGGCGGCGGCCACCACATCGCCGGCAATGCCATCGCCGAGGGTGGCC from Halomonas aestuarii encodes:
- a CDS encoding DUF6435 family protein codes for the protein MFGLLKRDPVKKLQKAYEQKLEQAMLAARNGDMRANASLTEEAEALREEIEKLKAS